One segment of Gemmatimonadaceae bacterium DNA contains the following:
- a CDS encoding redoxin domain-containing protein codes for MNWKRAAIATLAAAPVIALFAFGFTRNPSEIPSPLPGRPAPPFALPVFATGEPPLARDVGDTIRLGDLAGKVVVVNFWASWCLACRDEHAALSETAREYADKPAQFIGVLYHDRPANGLRWIEGMGGQSYPSVTDDRSRTAIDYGLYGVPETFIVDPGGRIAYKHIGPITAGVLRFWIDSLAPSPALDTVPAGSGL; via the coding sequence GTGAACTGGAAGCGCGCCGCCATCGCCACGCTCGCCGCCGCGCCGGTGATCGCGCTGTTCGCGTTCGGCTTCACACGGAATCCGAGCGAGATCCCTTCGCCGCTTCCGGGACGACCCGCGCCGCCGTTCGCGCTGCCGGTATTCGCCACCGGCGAGCCGCCGCTCGCTCGCGACGTCGGCGACACCATCCGGCTCGGCGATCTGGCCGGCAAGGTCGTCGTCGTCAACTTCTGGGCGTCGTGGTGCCTCGCCTGCCGCGACGAGCACGCCGCGCTCAGCGAGACCGCCCGGGAGTACGCCGACAAGCCGGCGCAGTTCATCGGCGTGCTGTATCACGATCGTCCGGCCAACGGACTGCGCTGGATCGAAGGCATGGGCGGCCAGAGCTATCCTTCCGTCACCGACGACCGGTCGCGCACGGCGATCGACTACGGCCTGTACGGCGTGCCCGAGACGTTCATCGTCGATCCCGGCGGCCGCATCGCGTACAAGCACATCGGTCCCATCACGGCGGGCGTGTTGCGCTTCTGGATAGACTCTCTCGCGCCGAGTCCGGCGC